In the genome of Fulvivirga maritima, one region contains:
- a CDS encoding leucine-rich repeat domain-containing protein → MKINKLTYLILILFLSGLSHVSFSQQQIEDEQMDQYEEKVKEIVNFLEYVLNTLGDKSTSARDKDVIINQSYTKIFRDAEVQVEDDLDEARDVITNKDVQAYLKDIDFFFKEVKFDFNIEDISHYVNDNGELFFKVSMTRNLSGVSLEGDSVNNTKKRFIEVNLDQEAQDLKIVSLYTNPLNQKEALAKWWNALSYEWKAIFKRKAGVTQTATDSDIKHITELDELDISGNNYITNIEPLSVLSNLKILDISNSNIEDLKPIRNLTNLEELNVSHTKITSLEALKYASSLKYLQAQHTPLNDISVLSRLSKLQTVNLTDTQVQDFTALSGAKQLNTLNLSKTNLYSLIPIGNITALKELNITGTQIDNLGPLSSLSQLEILKADSTPIYSLAPLKSMAQLKILSINYTTIDDLSPLSSISTLEKVYCDSTNISKDDANEFMTSNTGMLVIFESDDLKNWWSQLSIAWQDIIKKFVPIAGKTPSKEELAKITALDSINFDNNLYIENLEPLSKLRKLKKLIASNTAIADLSPISGFRNLNYLDISDTKVEDFGTLAQFQQLEVLKANRTGLASLDTLMQLNRLRLIEADFTMIKEQHVDTFLKQHPDALIIFKSEYLTAWWGDLSSDWRNIFSIQTSLSSEPTKYQLHKLIELTSIVFSEANVMSLQPLENFVRLKEVKFSGTGISDLSTLTKFKGLEKLQASKSPVSDLKPLSELSNLKYLDISNTPVDDLKPLSDLYSLEEINCAGTQIKRLRELDNLANLKVLDCSNTNIKKLDEVAHLNLKVLKCYNTRTSDGRVEDFKESNPECNVIYY, encoded by the coding sequence ATGAAAATAAATAAATTGACCTACCTTATCCTGATACTTTTCCTATCAGGACTTAGCCATGTAAGCTTCTCTCAACAACAAATTGAAGATGAGCAAATGGACCAGTATGAAGAAAAAGTAAAGGAGATAGTTAATTTCCTTGAATATGTACTCAATACTCTGGGCGATAAATCTACCTCCGCCAGGGATAAGGATGTCATTATTAATCAGAGTTATACCAAAATATTCAGAGATGCCGAAGTGCAGGTAGAAGATGATCTCGATGAAGCCAGAGACGTGATTACTAATAAAGATGTACAGGCCTATTTAAAAGACATTGATTTCTTCTTTAAAGAAGTGAAATTCGATTTTAATATTGAAGATATCAGCCATTATGTAAATGATAATGGAGAGCTTTTCTTTAAAGTAAGCATGACCAGAAACCTAAGCGGCGTATCTCTGGAAGGTGACTCTGTAAACAATACCAAAAAGCGCTTTATAGAAGTAAATCTTGATCAGGAAGCGCAAGACCTAAAAATAGTAAGTCTTTACACTAATCCTCTCAACCAAAAAGAAGCCTTAGCCAAATGGTGGAATGCCCTATCTTATGAATGGAAAGCCATTTTTAAAAGAAAAGCAGGGGTAACGCAGACAGCTACAGACAGTGACATAAAACACATCACTGAATTAGACGAACTAGACATTTCCGGAAACAATTATATTACTAACATAGAGCCACTTTCTGTGCTTAGTAACTTAAAAATACTAGACATCTCTAACTCCAATATTGAGGATCTTAAACCCATCAGAAACCTCACTAACCTGGAGGAATTGAATGTATCACACACAAAAATAACCTCCTTAGAAGCGCTTAAATATGCCAGTTCATTAAAATATTTACAGGCACAGCATACGCCGCTTAATGATATCAGCGTACTATCTCGTTTATCTAAGCTACAAACCGTAAACTTAACCGACACTCAGGTTCAGGACTTTACAGCACTTTCAGGTGCTAAGCAGCTAAATACGCTGAATTTATCTAAAACTAATCTTTATAGCCTGATACCTATTGGCAATATCACAGCCTTAAAAGAGCTGAATATTACAGGCACACAAATAGATAACCTAGGGCCGCTCAGTAGTCTTTCTCAGCTGGAAATATTGAAAGCAGATAGTACTCCTATATATTCTTTAGCGCCATTAAAAAGCATGGCTCAGCTAAAAATATTATCTATCAATTATACTACTATTGATGATTTGAGCCCTCTCAGCTCTATCAGTACTTTAGAAAAAGTATACTGTGACAGCACTAACATTTCTAAAGATGATGCCAATGAATTTATGACTTCAAACACAGGCATGCTAGTAATATTTGAGTCTGATGACCTTAAAAACTGGTGGAGCCAACTAAGTATAGCCTGGCAAGATATTATTAAGAAATTTGTGCCCATAGCCGGAAAAACCCCATCTAAAGAGGAGCTGGCTAAAATCACAGCACTTGATTCAATTAATTTTGATAACAATCTTTACATAGAAAATCTGGAACCCCTTAGCAAGCTAAGAAAGTTGAAAAAACTGATTGCTTCTAATACGGCCATCGCTGATCTATCTCCTATTTCAGGCTTTAGAAATCTTAACTACTTAGATATCAGCGATACTAAAGTAGAAGATTTTGGCACCTTGGCTCAGTTTCAGCAATTAGAGGTGTTAAAAGCTAACAGAACAGGCTTAGCTTCTTTAGATACGCTAATGCAGCTTAACAGACTCAGACTCATAGAAGCTGATTTTACCATGATTAAAGAGCAGCACGTAGACACTTTCTTAAAGCAGCACCCTGATGCGCTTATCATTTTTAAATCAGAATATTTAACCGCCTGGTGGGGAGACCTGTCTTCTGACTGGAGAAACATTTTCTCTATACAGACATCGCTGAGCAGTGAGCCTACCAAATATCAGCTGCATAAGCTTATTGAACTCACCAGCATTGTTTTTTCAGAAGCCAATGTAATGAGCCTTCAACCACTTGAAAATTTTGTAAGACTAAAAGAAGTGAAGTTTTCAGGCACAGGAATATCAGACCTAAGTACTTTAACTAAGTTTAAAGGACTAGAAAAACTGCAAGCCAGCAAAAGCCCTGTATCTGATTTAAAACCGCTGAGTGAGCTTTCCAACTTAAAGTATCTTGATATTTCTAACACTCCTGTTGATGATTTAAAACCATTAAGCGACCTTTACAGCTTGGAAGAAATTAACTGCGCAGGCACACAGATAAAAAGGCTACGAGAACTAGATAACCTGGCAAATTTGAAAGTATTAGACTGCTCTAATACCAATATCAAAAAGCTGGATGAAGTGGCTCATCTGAACCTGAAAGTGCTTAAATGTTATAATACCCGAACATCAGACGGACGCGTTGAGGATTTTAAAGAAAGCAATCCTGAATGCAATGTGATATACTACTAA
- a CDS encoding nucleoid-structuring protein H-NS encodes MIQSKSQSKPTALSHYLLMAMVALLIIFSAGCKSKKQAGDISDADAEKAKMEQEARQRELEAERRRAEEERLAREKARAEAEAAAAAANKPENKLADYFQAIANAPTTSSANSSINEALTMFSSPDAPVLIVISQSGSQKDYDRPTTIKEYLNYLKDQKKNVNRISDLQFDASGKIKEVELSK; translated from the coding sequence ATGATACAATCAAAATCTCAGAGTAAACCCACTGCACTCTCACACTATTTATTAATGGCCATGGTAGCCTTATTAATAATATTTAGTGCAGGGTGTAAGAGTAAAAAACAAGCCGGGGATATATCTGATGCTGATGCTGAAAAAGCAAAGATGGAACAGGAAGCCAGACAAAGAGAGCTGGAAGCAGAAAGAAGAAGAGCAGAAGAAGAAAGATTAGCCAGAGAAAAAGCCAGAGCTGAAGCTGAGGCCGCTGCAGCAGCTGCCAACAAGCCAGAAAACAAATTAGCTGACTATTTTCAGGCAATAGCTAATGCGCCTACTACATCATCTGCTAACAGCAGCATTAATGAGGCCTTAACCATGTTCTCGTCTCCTGATGCACCTGTTTTGATCGTTATAAGCCAGTCTGGCAGTCAGAAGGACTATGACAGGCCTACCACTATTAAAGAATACCTGAACTATCTGAAAGATCAGAAAAAGAATGTCAACCGAATTAGTGATCTTCAGTTTGACGCTTCCGGAAAAATAAAAGAAGTAGAACTTTCAAAATAA
- a CDS encoding response regulator has protein sequence MDVVKKEIKIAIVEDDIFYAEAIKKHIDNEFAKSGNSLDVKVNHYGTAQQCLEETESDVDIILLDYYLEDDAGDIPFPGVPLLKAINSYWKKSKVIVISGQNSQEVTIELFKNGIYEYIMKDEQTFSRLSSTLRRAIREKILDYYI, from the coding sequence ATGGATGTAGTAAAAAAAGAGATCAAAATAGCGATAGTTGAAGATGATATATTTTACGCTGAAGCTATAAAAAAACATATAGACAATGAGTTCGCCAAAAGTGGCAATAGCCTGGATGTAAAGGTTAACCACTACGGCACTGCTCAGCAATGTTTAGAAGAAACAGAATCAGACGTAGATATAATCTTACTCGACTATTACTTAGAAGATGACGCAGGTGATATTCCATTTCCGGGCGTACCACTTTTGAAAGCTATCAATAGCTATTGGAAGAAGTCAAAAGTGATAGTGATTTCTGGACAAAACAGCCAGGAAGTAACTATAGAGCTTTTTAAAAATGGAATATATGAGTACATCATGAAAGATGAACAAACATTTTCAAGGCTTTCTTCCACATTAAGAAGAGCCATTAGGGAAAAGATTTTAGACTATTACATATAA
- a CDS encoding sigma-54-dependent transcriptional regulator: protein MSKFLVFVVEDDEWYRELLGHNIALNPDFEIKKFDSAKAVLQELDKNPNVITLDYRLPDMEGEKVLQQIKAYNPDIEVIIVSEQEKIETAVNLLNLGAYDYIVKSKDIRDKLLNTINNIRKQASLQARVANLQEEVQKKYSFENSIIGHSDSIKKVFGLIEKAVSNNISVTITGETGTGKELVAKAIHYNSARRSQPFVPVNVAAIPKELIESELFGHEKGSFTGANYQRIGKFEEADKGTLFLDEIGEMDLTLQAKLLRVLQEKEVTRIGSNKTIKIDCRIIVATHRNLLQEVKKGKFREDLYFRLFGLTIEIPPLRERDKDIITLAKYFINSFCEENKKEPPVLSNKAQKKLLNYTYPGNVRELKSVIELAVVMSNNDEISEDDINFSNNEELYDPPTHGLTLKEHTTRIIKLYLKKHNDNIKEAAKELDIGYSTIYRVLKNETMDEDED, encoded by the coding sequence ATGTCTAAGTTTTTAGTGTTCGTAGTGGAAGATGATGAGTGGTATAGAGAGCTGCTCGGTCATAATATTGCACTTAATCCTGATTTTGAAATCAAAAAATTCGACAGTGCTAAAGCTGTACTTCAGGAATTAGACAAAAATCCTAACGTTATTACGCTAGACTATCGCCTACCTGATATGGAAGGCGAAAAAGTGCTGCAGCAAATCAAGGCCTATAATCCTGATATAGAAGTAATCATAGTTTCTGAACAGGAAAAAATTGAAACGGCAGTCAACTTGCTTAACCTGGGGGCTTATGACTACATAGTTAAATCTAAAGACATCAGAGATAAGCTGCTTAATACCATTAATAACATTAGAAAGCAGGCTTCGCTCCAGGCCAGAGTAGCGAACTTACAGGAAGAAGTTCAAAAAAAATACAGCTTTGAAAACAGCATAATCGGCCATAGCGATAGCATTAAAAAGGTTTTTGGTCTTATTGAAAAGGCAGTTAGTAATAACATCAGTGTTACCATTACTGGCGAAACCGGAACCGGTAAAGAGTTAGTAGCCAAAGCTATTCACTACAATTCTGCTCGTAGAAGTCAGCCTTTCGTGCCGGTAAATGTAGCGGCCATTCCTAAAGAGTTAATAGAAAGTGAGCTTTTCGGTCATGAAAAAGGCTCTTTTACCGGAGCTAATTATCAAAGAATAGGCAAGTTTGAAGAAGCTGACAAAGGCACTCTTTTTCTTGATGAAATAGGCGAAATGGATCTCACCCTACAAGCCAAACTTCTGAGAGTACTTCAAGAAAAAGAGGTAACGCGTATAGGAAGCAATAAAACCATAAAAATAGACTGCCGCATAATTGTGGCCACTCACCGCAACCTGTTGCAAGAAGTGAAAAAGGGCAAGTTCCGTGAAGATTTATACTTCAGACTGTTCGGGCTCACCATAGAAATCCCTCCTCTTAGAGAAAGAGATAAAGACATTATTACCCTGGCGAAATATTTCATTAACAGCTTCTGTGAAGAAAATAAAAAAGAGCCACCGGTACTTAGTAATAAAGCACAAAAGAAACTGCTTAATTACACTTACCCAGGAAATGTGCGAGAGCTTAAATCTGTAATAGAATTGGCCGTGGTGATGTCTAATAACGATGAAATATCTGAAGACGATATCAACTTCAGCAATAATGAAGAGCTGTATGATCCGCCTACACACGGCCTTACCCTGAAAGAACATACTACCAGGATCATAAAACTCTATTTGAAAAAACATAACGATAATATTAAAGAAGCCGCTAAAGAATTAGACATCGGCTATTCTACAATATACCGTGTATTGAAAAACGAAACCATGGATGAGGACGAAGATTAA
- a CDS encoding response regulator gives MDTLNKQEAVEETLKAIETQKILKFFVVDDDEYFNTLVKSYIKKIGEENDFHAETHSYTDGASCLAHIDENPDYIILDFYLDANNDITLTGYDVLEKIQEHNPKINIIVMSQKHEWANFVDEFKKFGALGFLKKDDFFYDNLRSMIISDNIASA, from the coding sequence ATGGATACTTTGAATAAACAAGAAGCAGTAGAAGAGACTTTAAAAGCCATAGAAACACAAAAAATCCTTAAGTTTTTTGTAGTTGATGATGATGAGTATTTTAACACGCTAGTTAAAAGCTATATAAAAAAGATAGGTGAAGAAAATGACTTTCATGCAGAAACCCACAGCTATACTGATGGAGCTTCTTGCCTGGCTCACATAGATGAAAATCCTGACTATATCATTTTAGATTTTTACTTGGATGCTAATAATGACATTACCCTTACCGGTTATGATGTATTAGAAAAGATACAAGAGCACAATCCTAAGATCAATATCATAGTCATGTCTCAAAAGCATGAATGGGCTAATTTTGTAGATGAATTCAAAAAATTTGGCGCTTTAGGCTTCCTTAAAAAAGATGATTTCTTCTATGACAACCTCAGATCTATGATCATATCTGATAATATTGCCTCGGCTTAA